A window from Shimia isoporae encodes these proteins:
- a CDS encoding ArsR/SmtB family transcription factor, which produces MDAIFKAMGDPARRTLLDSLRRKNGQTLQELQTQLEMTRFGVMKHLSVLEEAGLVVAHKRGRFKHHYLNVLPLQQAIDHWIDPLIEKPSARAVLNLKSQLESPEMTVPAPDFVMQTFIETTHDRLWDALTKGDLAAQYHFACDTVRGDLSASGDRQSFLLPDGSRMLDFELTAIDPKSRIELTFEPHFFGPDAPASKCVYLVEASGDAMKLTIEHYNIPQGQDGVGEGWARLASALKSFLEVGPARRFGYPLG; this is translated from the coding sequence ATGGACGCGATCTTTAAAGCTATGGGCGACCCAGCCCGCCGCACCCTTCTGGACAGCTTGCGCCGGAAGAATGGGCAAACCTTGCAAGAGCTTCAAACACAGCTCGAAATGACCCGTTTCGGCGTCATGAAGCATCTCTCTGTGTTGGAAGAAGCCGGATTGGTCGTGGCCCACAAAAGAGGCCGTTTCAAACATCACTACCTGAACGTTTTACCACTTCAACAGGCCATAGATCACTGGATCGATCCTTTGATCGAGAAACCCAGCGCCAGAGCAGTATTGAACCTAAAATCTCAATTGGAGAGCCCTGAAATGACTGTGCCTGCCCCTGACTTTGTTATGCAAACCTTCATAGAAACCACCCATGACCGCCTTTGGGATGCCCTGACAAAGGGCGACCTCGCCGCCCAGTATCACTTTGCGTGCGACACCGTACGCGGTGATCTGTCAGCCTCAGGCGACCGGCAATCGTTTTTACTGCCAGACGGGTCCCGCATGCTCGATTTTGAACTCACAGCGATCGACCCCAAGAGCCGGATCGAATTGACATTCGAGCCGCATTTCTTCGGACCTGACGCCCCCGCGTCCAAATGCGTGTATCTGGTCGAAGCTTCTGGCGATGCCATGAAACTCACCATCGAACATTACAATATCCCGCAGGGCCAAGATGGGGTCGGAGAAGGTTGGGCGCGCCTTGCATCGGCCCTAAAGTCCTTCCTTGAGGTCGGCCCTGCCCGCCGCTTCGGCTACCCACTGGGATAA
- a CDS encoding alpha/beta fold hydrolase translates to MVSMLKTPQGRRIAYHKTDGVGPTVVFLGGLKSDMEGTKAIHLEEWARTRGQAFLRFDYSGHGESSGTFEDGCIGDWHEDTVAAVSALTEGPLVVVGSSMGGWQALLLAKAMPERIVGLVTIAAAPDFTEDSYWAGFDDAQKAALEAVGYVDLPSDYMEPYRITRRMIEDGRKRLVLRTPLSLPFPVWFLQGTEDTAVTSETAIKLIEHADGTDMQLLMVKGKDHRFSDQFCLKLIETKVEAVLKASEVA, encoded by the coding sequence ATGGTGTCGATGCTGAAAACGCCGCAAGGGCGGCGAATCGCGTACCACAAGACCGACGGGGTTGGGCCTACCGTGGTCTTTCTCGGAGGTTTGAAGTCTGACATGGAGGGCACGAAGGCAATCCATTTGGAGGAGTGGGCAAGGACCCGAGGCCAGGCGTTTTTGCGATTTGACTACTCAGGCCATGGAGAAAGCAGCGGCACTTTCGAGGACGGTTGCATCGGCGATTGGCACGAAGACACGGTGGCTGCAGTCAGCGCGCTAACTGAAGGACCTTTGGTTGTCGTTGGATCTTCGATGGGCGGTTGGCAGGCGCTTTTGCTGGCAAAGGCGATGCCTGAGCGGATCGTCGGCTTGGTTACAATCGCCGCAGCGCCGGATTTTACCGAGGACAGCTATTGGGCGGGCTTTGACGACGCGCAGAAGGCGGCCCTGGAAGCCGTTGGATACGTCGATTTGCCGTCCGACTATATGGAGCCTTACCGCATTACGCGGCGGATGATCGAGGATGGGCGCAAACGTCTTGTTTTGCGCACACCCCTTTCCCTGCCGTTCCCTGTCTGGTTCCTGCAGGGCACCGAGGACACAGCGGTTACCAGCGAAACGGCGATCAAATTGATTGAGCACGCGGACGGCACAGACATGCAGCTGTTGATGGTAAAAGGGAAGGACCATAGGTTTTCGGATCAATTTTGTCTAAAATTGATTGAAACAAAGGTGGAGGCGGTGCTGAAAGCGTCGGAAGTTGCATAA
- a CDS encoding alpha/beta hydrolase — protein sequence MRTFGKFLGRLIVLLILVAGAMWIFGPYESISVEPTISEADVDADVEAYFAAQEARFTDITEGVEKRVIWAGEKGARTDLAIVYVHGFSATSEEIRPVPDLVAEELGANLVFTRLAGHGRDGEALAAATAQQWADDFAEAMIVARRIADDVVVIGTSTGGTVIAAMADQPEVMANVKGLVFVSPNFEIYDPAAALLTWPGARHWIPLIVGSERAFEASNDAHAKYWTTAYPTVAVMQMAALVKHTDGQDFEGLTQPAMFVFSDGDRVVQPAKTRAVAERWGGPVTLAPQTLSEGSDPFEHVISGAIISPAEIEGDVSEILNFINSL from the coding sequence ATGCGGACATTTGGAAAATTTCTCGGACGCTTGATCGTTTTGTTGATCCTGGTTGCGGGCGCGATGTGGATTTTCGGTCCATATGAAAGCATTTCTGTCGAACCGACGATTTCTGAGGCCGATGTGGATGCTGACGTCGAAGCATATTTTGCGGCTCAGGAAGCGCGCTTTACCGACATCACCGAAGGTGTGGAAAAGCGGGTTATCTGGGCAGGTGAGAAGGGCGCGCGCACAGATTTGGCCATCGTTTATGTGCATGGCTTTTCCGCGACAAGTGAGGAGATCCGGCCGGTTCCAGACCTTGTTGCAGAAGAACTGGGTGCGAACCTCGTATTCACACGTCTTGCAGGTCACGGACGGGACGGTGAAGCGCTGGCCGCGGCTACCGCCCAACAATGGGCCGATGATTTTGCGGAAGCGATGATTGTCGCACGGCGCATTGCCGATGATGTCGTTGTCATAGGGACATCAACAGGCGGCACAGTTATCGCGGCAATGGCTGATCAACCCGAGGTTATGGCAAACGTCAAAGGATTGGTCTTTGTATCGCCGAACTTTGAAATCTACGACCCGGCAGCGGCATTGCTGACGTGGCCAGGTGCGCGCCACTGGATTCCATTGATCGTTGGCTCGGAGCGGGCGTTTGAGGCGTCAAATGACGCACACGCGAAATATTGGACAACTGCATACCCAACGGTCGCGGTGATGCAGATGGCGGCGCTCGTAAAACACACGGACGGTCAAGATTTTGAAGGCCTGACTCAACCGGCAATGTTCGTTTTTTCTGACGGAGACAGAGTGGTTCAACCTGCAAAGACACGCGCGGTGGCGGAACGGTGGGGCGGACCTGTAACGCTTGCGCCCCAAACCCTTTCAGAAGGATCGGACCCTTTTGAACACGTGATTTCCGGCGCGATCATTTCTCCGGCCGAGATCGAAGGTGATGTATCGGAAATATTGAATTTTATTAACAGCTTGTAG
- a CDS encoding VOC family protein, with amino-acid sequence MSHVKFEQRISLITLAASDLERAAGFYEALGWQRVPSPDGVIAFDLIGQTLGLYDRAALADDLGVPAESVGGFSGITLSHNVRSEADVAPLLTRAEEAGGRILRPAGEVFWGGFIGYFADLDGHIWEVAHNPFSKLSPKGEFRWEGY; translated from the coding sequence ATGTCTCATGTGAAGTTCGAGCAACGGATTAGTCTGATCACATTGGCAGCCAGTGATCTGGAAAGAGCTGCAGGCTTCTATGAAGCTCTGGGATGGCAGCGCGTGCCGAGTCCGGATGGTGTGATCGCCTTTGATCTCATTGGACAGACTCTCGGCCTATATGACCGCGCAGCATTGGCTGACGATCTGGGGGTGCCGGCGGAAAGTGTTGGTGGGTTCTCGGGCATCACTCTAAGCCATAATGTGCGTAGCGAGGCCGATGTTGCGCCCCTTCTGACGCGAGCGGAAGAAGCAGGTGGGCGGATTTTGCGCCCGGCTGGCGAAGTATTCTGGGGAGGGTTTATCGGCTATTTTGCGGATCTTGACGGACACATTTGGGAAGTTGCGCACAACCCCTTTTCCAAGCTGTCGCCAAAGGGTGAATTTCGCTGGGAAGGGTACTGA